TCGTGGTGTCATCCCTGTAAGCAATTGCCTCACCGTCAAGGGCGCCGAAGATGTCCTCAATAAGAAGTTCGCTTTCGAGCTTTCCACCAGTCGAGAAACTATGTACTTTATTGCTGATtctgagaaggagaaggaggaatgGATCAACTCTATTGGACGTTCTATCGTTCAGCACTCCAGATCTGTTACCGATAATGAAGTCGTCGATTACGATAGCAAGCGGTGAGGataatcatccaaaaaaaaaaataattattaaataaaagatCATCGTTTTCGTCTGTGTTTGATGGTTTTGTACACTTTAGGTGCGCCTTCATCTTGTTCCTGATCATGTCTCGTAATGTTCATTCGAACTTTTGCTATTATTTGTATATTTAAtcttgaacctttttttttttcgtgtttTAATTGCTGTAAGAGGATGAATTGTTAATTTCGAATTTCCGATGTACAGAAACTAAGCTNNNNNNNNNNNNNNNNNNNNTGAGTACCCTTCGCCTCGGAAAATTTTTCCCATGCACTGAGGGGATGGCTATGCTGTTCTTGAGAAAATTTTTGTAGAAGCTTGTTTTGATTTAGTTCCATATTAAGATTTTTcaataaggttgctccattgtgacctaacGGTCGAGGttttgagtcaggaaacagcctctccgcgaagttgggggtaaggctgcttgCATTTTGACCCTCCCCAGACtccagtggcaggagcctcgtaCACTGGGTACACCTTTTATTAAGGGTATCGATCTTCCATAAGTTGAATTCATCTTgctttttaatttcttatattggtttgaggatattatattatttttgtttctcttttcaaTGTTTGGTCTTTTTTCATGGAGGGTTTACATTTTTATGGTGCCAATCTCTTCCTCAACATAACCAATGAGTTTGTTCTGATTAACAGGGAAATATTATTAACCGACCGCTTGCTGGGACTGTTAGAAGAGGTAAGACAGACAAGGAGGATGAGATTTTGGAAAAGGAACTGCTAAATGATGAAAAGCAATGTGCAGAGCACATTATGCTAGTTGATTTGGGACGGAATGATGTTGGAAAGGTTTGTccttattttccattgatatgAAACAATTGTATAGGTTTAGAAATTTTTTCCTTTGACTATATACTTTGCAAATgcctatattattttttttctttctttgtcacCTTAGGTGGgtagacccttttttttttaggtggggGGAGGACCTTGGTGGGGAGGAGATGTATCTGTGCTGCAGGATCAACCATTTTAGGCCTTTACATTTCAAATTATCTTAATAACATATCCATGTTTTCACGATTGAGGTAGTTGTCTGCGAGTATTTGGGTCAAGGTtatctcaaaattttcaatttcttctctcctcctctaCATTGTTAAATTTTCTGAAACTGTATGTCCTCCAACCAGTTAAGGACTAGGAATTGAGTAGAACTGCTCTCAAACATGGCTTTGATGTTACATTTGTCAGTACTTGCACATGATTCATGAAGGTATTGATTGAAGTAGCAGGTGAGGGAaaggtcaaggtcaaggtcaaggGCAAGGGCAAGGGCAAGGGCAAGGGCAAGGGCAATGGATTGCTCAAGAATATCATGATCTTTATTTTTAAGACTAGttacaaagaaaaattgaaaaatcaaaataattagtTTGAACTCATCGCACTATGTGATTAAAATGATCCAGAAAGTATGATTAAGCTAGATCATGACTCTGTTATATTACACCATTGGAAATGAGGGAGGAAATTGATTTTGGCAACTCAATAAGAATTTTTGAATCAATTAGCCCAGATGGTTAAACACCCCATATTCATCTTTTGGTTCTCAGAATTGAACACCTTCTCATATAAATTATTGGAGATACAATGATTTGTGTCTAATAGATATTTTCACCACAGGTCTCCAAAGCTGGTTCTGTTAAGGTGGAGAAGCTTATGAATGTTGAGCGGTACTCTCATGTTATGCACATTAGCTCCACGGTGAGGAACTCTGCCTGCAGTGTCTGTTCTAGTTCTTTGTGAGATGTATTACCTACGTGAAAATCAATGTACTGCATCAGCTGCATGAGACCTCAACGCATACTCTTTGGCATGTTTTAGTCATTTACAACCTTTAATGGTACTTGAGGATATAAGCTCTGAATATTGTTTCTTGAGAATCAGTTGTTTTCCTTTCTAGGCTTACTTGCCTAAGTCAGTTCTATTTTGAACTCTGAAGTTTTATTGGTTTACCTTAGTCCGTTCTATTTGAGGTTTTATTTGCAGTCGAAGTTTGGTTTACTACACATCTGCTCAAAGCTTTTAATGGAAAACTGGTGGCTCCTTTTCAGGTT
This Macadamia integrifolia cultivar HAES 741 chromosome 10, SCU_Mint_v3, whole genome shotgun sequence DNA region includes the following protein-coding sequences:
- the LOC122090761 gene encoding pleckstrin homology domain-containing protein 1-like; this translates as MASLWRAAIGAGQTVEDYGGVEFWSEPERTGWLTKQGEYIKTWRRRWFVLKQGKLFWFKDSYVTRASKPRGVIPVSNCLTVKGAEDVLNKKFAFELSTSRETMYFIADSEKEKEEWINSIGRSIVQHSRSVTDNEVVDYDSKR